The genomic DNA CACGGCCCGCCAGCGTCGCCCGCCACCCAGGAGCGGCCCATGCCTGCCCCGATGTCGTGCCGCGGCGATCGCACCGCCCGGTGCTGCACTACGATGGTGCAATGTCTGCCGACCCTGCACCGCCGCCTGCTGCGCCGGAACTCGATGCACTGACCACGCCGCTGGCCTGGGCCGGCGCGGACGGGCGCGTGGCCGGCTGCAACCACGCGTTCGCGCGCTGGCTGGGGGTCGCGGTGCGGCGGGTGATCGGCACCCCGTTGGCGGCCCTGGACGCGGAGTCGCCGGCACGGCTGGCCGACGTGCTCGAACGCGGCGGACCGCTGGACGCGCCGCTGCGGCTGCGCCGCCTCGCGCTGGCCCTGCCGGGCGGGTCGCCGCGCTTTGCCGACGTCTGGCTGAGCGCGCAGGCCGATGGCGGCTGGCTGCTGGAGGCGCATCCGGTCGATGAATTCCCCGGCGAGGACCCGCTGCGGGTGTTGCCGAGTGCGTTGTCGGCGGCGCTGCGTGGCCTCGCGCACGAACTGCGCAATCCGCTGGCCGGCATCAAGGGCGCCGGCCAGCTGCTGGCGCGGCGCGCGCAGGACGACGACAGCCGCGAACTGGTCGCGCTGGTGCAGTCGGAGGTCGACCGCCTTGCACGCCTGGTCGACGACCTGCTCGAGCCCACTCCGCCGCAGCCGCACGTGCCGCTCAACATCCACGCCGTGCTCGAGCGGGTGCTGCGGCTGGCCGAGAGCGATGCCGGCTGGGGCGTGCGCCTGGTGCGCGACTACGACCCCAGCCTGCCGGAACTCGACGGCGATTCCGCGCGGCTGACCCAGGC from Luteimonas sp. YGD11-2 includes the following:
- a CDS encoding ATP-binding protein, whose translation is MSADPAPPPAAPELDALTTPLAWAGADGRVAGCNHAFARWLGVAVRRVIGTPLAALDAESPARLADVLERGGPLDAPLRLRRLALALPGGSPRFADVWLSAQADGGWLLEAHPVDEFPGEDPLRVLPSALSAALRGLAHELRNPLAGIKGAGQLLARRAQDDDSRELVALVQSEVDRLARLVDDLLEPTPPQPHVPLNIHAVLERVLRLAESDAGWGVRLVRDYDPSLPELDGDSARLTQAVWNLVRNAIQAGADTVTLRTRIEHAARIADAPPAPALRLEIVDDGRGVPEELAEQVFLPLVSGRADGTGLGLAVAQQVAREHRGSLAYRSRAGHTVFTLLLPLAAAHEEMQGDG